A genomic window from Nocardioides sp. BP30 includes:
- a CDS encoding SDR family NAD(P)-dependent oxidoreductase: protein MATYEVGDRSAIVTGAGSGIGRAVALKLAANGAAVVVADLNGEAAEAVVASIEQSGGTAVALVGDVADPEFQSAAVVAAEKLAPFRIAVNNAGIGGPAATVAEYPVEAWSKVLDVNLNAVFHGLQAQIPALVHNGGGSIVNMSSILGAVGFPGNAAYVTTKHALQGLTKNAALEYGPQGVRVNAVAPGFVDTPAVRDSLDEATRTALAAKHALNRLAEPEEIAELVAFLASDAASFVTGSFHLVDGGYTAS, encoded by the coding sequence ATGGCAACGTACGAGGTGGGAGACCGGTCGGCGATCGTGACCGGTGCGGGAAGCGGTATCGGCCGGGCCGTCGCCCTGAAGCTCGCTGCCAATGGCGCGGCCGTGGTCGTGGCCGACCTCAACGGAGAGGCGGCCGAGGCGGTGGTCGCCTCGATCGAGCAGTCGGGTGGCACGGCGGTCGCCCTGGTCGGCGACGTCGCCGACCCGGAGTTCCAGTCGGCGGCGGTGGTGGCCGCCGAGAAGCTGGCCCCCTTCCGTATCGCCGTCAACAATGCCGGCATCGGCGGTCCCGCGGCGACGGTCGCGGAGTATCCCGTGGAGGCGTGGAGCAAGGTCCTCGACGTCAACCTCAACGCCGTGTTCCACGGTCTCCAGGCCCAGATCCCCGCCCTGGTGCACAACGGTGGCGGCAGCATCGTGAACATGTCCTCGATCCTGGGAGCGGTCGGCTTCCCCGGCAACGCGGCGTACGTGACGACCAAGCATGCGCTCCAGGGCCTGACGAAGAACGCCGCTCTCGAGTACGGTCCCCAGGGCGTGCGGGTCAACGCCGTCGCGCCCGGCTTCGTGGACACTCCGGCCGTGCGCGACAGCCTCGATGAGGCGACGCGCACCGCCCTCGCGGCCAAGCACGCACTCAACCGGCTCGCAGAGCCCGAGGAGATCGCCGAGCTGGTCGCCTTCCTGGCCAGCGACGCCGCGAGCTTCGTGACCGGCAGCTTCCATCTGGTCGACGGCGGCTACACCGCCAGCTGA
- a CDS encoding TetR/AcrR family transcriptional regulator, protein MDPRQRRSRERLHRAILRLATDSPVADLSVTTVATAAGVHRSTFYQHASSPATLLEQALLEELDALRAGLVAPDGDVAAAVTAVTEGVLRHIEAHLEIYRRGLGEDSGEASLRPMLSQHFRESGHHLINQPGAGLEVRVSGLTRQAITDAATRFIADGTVGLLVGWVQEPRPRVDRFLHVYTALLPDWWPGSRRSTPQCDS, encoded by the coding sequence ATGGATCCACGTCAGCGTCGCAGCCGCGAACGGCTCCACCGTGCCATCCTCCGGCTCGCGACCGACAGCCCGGTCGCCGACCTCAGCGTCACCACCGTCGCCACCGCGGCGGGCGTGCACCGCTCCACCTTCTACCAGCACGCCAGCTCGCCGGCGACCCTCCTCGAGCAGGCCCTGCTGGAGGAGCTCGATGCCTTGCGCGCGGGCCTGGTGGCGCCGGACGGTGACGTCGCGGCGGCGGTCACGGCCGTGACCGAGGGCGTCCTGCGCCACATCGAGGCTCATCTGGAGATCTATCGCAGGGGCCTCGGGGAGGACAGCGGAGAGGCGAGCCTCCGCCCGATGCTCAGCCAGCACTTCCGGGAGAGCGGGCACCACCTGATCAACCAGCCGGGCGCGGGCCTGGAGGTGCGTGTATCGGGGCTGACCCGCCAGGCGATCACCGACGCCGCGACCCGCTTCATCGCGGACGGGACCGTCGGACTACTCGTGGGATGGGTACAGGAGCCGCGACCGCGGGTCGATCGGTTCCTGCACGTCTACACCGCACTGCTCCCCGACTGGTGGCCCGGCAGCCGTCGCTCCACCCCGCAGTGCGACTCCTGA